The Triticum aestivum cultivar Chinese Spring chromosome 3A, IWGSC CS RefSeq v2.1, whole genome shotgun sequence genome includes a region encoding these proteins:
- the LOC123059507 gene encoding putrescine hydroxycinnamoyltransferase 1-like, which produces MDVDKVEVVESCMVAPCQETPRRGMWLSPLDLMLVNRGHTPAVYFYPYRSEPGDFFDVARLKAAMAKALVAFYPLAGRLGMDGIGRAEIDCTGQGALFVVARSDLTIDDFRSFLPSPELRTLFVPRVDDHSPSVLCAVQVTFLKCSGVALGTALHHVAVDAISAFHFLQTWSAFSRGGGEAALELPFHDRTLLRARSPPLVQPDAFSAFCPKLNLSVEPSETIITQAFVVSKDQVTALKRACVGGDGGRVSTFCALSAHVWRCICVVRFTFPASVRRSMRPPLPPGYCGNGMIWLGAAGKVRDVTSSESEDLVFVAGQISSAVRRMDDELVRSALDYFELTEMDSKPVPGRMPETELRVISWLGMPVYEVDFGWGKPLAMLRAVSERAGFVYLMDSGKGDGSVRVLMCMEIAILNDFERLLYARF; this is translated from the coding sequence ATGGATGTGGACAAGGtggaggtggtggagtcgtgcatGGTGGCACCCTGCCAGGAGACGCCTAGGAGAGGCATGTGGCTCTCCCCGCTCGACCTCATGCTGGTCAACAGAGGCCACACCCCCGCCGTCTACTTCTACCCGTACCGCTCCGAGCCCGGTGACTTCTTCGACGTGGCCAGGCTCAAGGCGGCGATGGCCAAGGCACTCGTGGCTTTCTaccccctggccggccgcctcggCATGGACGGCATCGGCCGGGCAGAGATCGACTGCACCGGCCAGGGCGCGCTCTTCGTCGTCGCTCGCTCGGACCTCACCATCGACGACTTCCGCAGCTTCTTGCCGTCGCCCGAGCTGAGGACGCTCTTTGTTCCCCGCGTCGACGACCACTCGCCGTCCGTCTTGTGCGCTGTCCAGGTGACCTTCTTGAAGTGCAGCGGGGTGGCATTAGGGACGGCCCTGCACCACGTCGCCGTCGACGCCATCAGCGCGTTCCACTTCTTGCAGACGTGGTCTGCCTTCTccaggggcggcggcgaggcggcgctagaGCTCCCGTTCCACGACCGCACCCTCCTCCGCGCGCGCTCCCCACCCTTGGTCCAGCCCGACGCCTTCTCGGCCTTCTGCCCCAAGCTGAACCTATCCGTCGAGCCGTCGGAGACCATCATCACCCAGGCTTTCGTCGTCTCCAAGGACCAGGTCACCGCTCTCAAGCGTGCctgcgtcggcggcgacggcggccgcgtGAGCACGTTCTGCGCCCTGAGTGCCCACGTGTGGCGGTGCATCTGCGTCGTCCGCTTCACCTTTCCGGCCAGCGTCCGGCGCAGCATGAGGCCACCGCTCCCGCCTGGCTACTGCGGCAACGGGATGATCTGGCTTGGCGCGGCTGGCAAGGTGCGAGACGTCACCTCCTCGGAGTCGGAGGACCTGGTGTTCGTGGCCGGCCAGATCAGCAGCGCCGTCCGTCGGATGGACGACGAGCTAGTGCGCTCGGCGTTAGACTACTTCGAGCTCACCGAGATGGACAGCAAGCCGGTGCCGGGGCGCATGCCAGAGACGGAGCTGCGGGTGATCAGCTGGCTTGGCATGCCGGTGTACGAGGTGGACTTCGGGTGGGGGAAGCCGCTGGCAATGCTGCGCGCCGTGTCGGAGCGCGCCGGGTTCGTCTATCTGATGGACAGCGGGAAGGGGGACGGCAGCGTGCGCGTCCTCATGTGTATGGAGATCGCGATCCTCAACGATTTCGAGCGCCTACTGTACGCCCGGTTCTAG